DNA from Williamwhitmania taraxaci:
TGTCGAACCAAAAAAATGGCAAAATATCCACCAAGCAAACCTAAATACGCTAAGATTTAAAACCTAGCAATCGACCTGCGGATTTAAGGTAATATGAAAAAATTTAGCAAAACTGAAGCAAAGAAAATCGGCAATGGTCTCAAAATTAATTGGGACAAGATAAGCTTGGAAGCATTTACAGAAGGTTTAAATGTAGAACTTGAACATGGGACAATACACGCAGTGAGTAATGTTACAAACAATGATGGAAAATTGACAGGTGAAATAGCCTTGGCTCATTTAAACGAGTTTCCTGATTATTATACCAGACTGAAAAAGATGGAAAAGGAAGCTTCTGAGCATTTAAAAAATAAAAAATGAGATGATTAATGAACTACCCCGCCGCAAGCGGACGGGGTATGAACTCACTAGCAGAATAATTTTTAAATCGCACCAAGGGCGGGGAATTTAACCTAAAGAGATTAAAATAAACGACTGGGATATTGTTGAAAAAAGATTTTGATAAAATCTAC
Protein-coding regions in this window:
- a CDS encoding DUF5661 family protein — protein: MKKFSKTEAKKIGNGLKINWDKISLEAFTEGLNVELEHGTIHAVSNVTNNDGKLTGEIALAHLNEFPDYYTRLKKMEKEASEHLKNKK